A window of the Pseudomonas sp. B21_DOA genome harbors these coding sequences:
- a CDS encoding methyl-accepting chemotaxis protein, with amino-acid sequence MNKNLRFSHKILLAAALIVIAAFASFTLYNDWLQRNAIRDDLNNYLNEMGEVTAGNIQTWLSGRILLIENAAQNIAINPEPATVASLLEQKSLTSTFMATYLGDATGHFTIRPDVKMPDGFDPRVRPWYKGAESSSTSTLTEPYIDAATGQLIISIATASKKAGQSVGVVGGDLSLQSLVDTLAARDFDGMGYVFLVSADGKILVHPDKALVMKSLKEAYPQDTPRISSDFSEVTVDGKTRIVTFAPIKGLPSVNWYIGLSIDKDQAYAMLSEFRTSAVIATVIAVAIIIALLGMLIRLLIQPLHVMTRAMEDIADGEGDLTKRLNIINNDEFGILGTAFNRFVERIHGSIREVSSATGQVNEVALRVVAASNSSMYNSDQQASRTSSVAAAINQLGAAAQEIARNAAQASNQASDARGLAEDGQQVVERSIKAMNQLSSMLSASSTNIESLNSKTVNIGQILEVITSISQQTNLLALNAAIEAARAGEAGRGFAVVADEVRNLAHRTQESAQQVQTMIEELQVGARESVSTMSDSQRHSQDSVEIANLAGERLNSVTLRIGEIDGMNQSVATATEEQTAVVESINVDITEINTLNQEGVENLQATLRACSDLEQQASRLKQLVGSFRI; translated from the coding sequence ATGAACAAAAACCTGCGCTTCAGCCATAAGATTTTGCTTGCCGCCGCTCTCATCGTCATTGCCGCTTTCGCCTCGTTCACGTTGTACAACGACTGGCTGCAACGCAATGCGATCCGCGATGACCTGAACAACTACCTCAATGAAATGGGCGAGGTCACCGCCGGCAATATCCAGACCTGGCTCAGCGGGCGCATTCTGCTGATCGAGAACGCCGCGCAGAACATCGCCATCAACCCGGAACCTGCCACGGTCGCCAGCCTCCTGGAACAGAAAAGCCTGACCTCGACGTTCATGGCCACCTATCTGGGCGATGCCACTGGCCACTTCACCATCCGCCCGGATGTGAAAATGCCGGACGGTTTCGATCCGCGCGTACGCCCTTGGTATAAAGGTGCCGAAAGCAGCAGCACCTCGACCCTGACCGAACCCTACATCGATGCGGCCACCGGCCAGTTGATTATCTCCATCGCCACCGCGTCGAAAAAGGCCGGGCAGAGTGTTGGCGTCGTCGGCGGCGACCTGAGCCTGCAATCACTGGTCGATACCCTCGCCGCGCGGGATTTCGACGGCATGGGCTATGTGTTTCTGGTCAGCGCCGACGGCAAGATCCTCGTCCACCCGGACAAGGCTCTGGTGATGAAGTCGCTCAAAGAAGCCTACCCGCAGGACACCCCGCGCATCAGCAGTGATTTCAGCGAAGTGACGGTTGATGGCAAAACCCGCATCGTCACTTTCGCCCCGATCAAAGGCCTGCCGTCGGTGAACTGGTACATCGGTCTGTCGATCGATAAAGACCAGGCCTACGCGATGCTCAGCGAATTCCGCACCTCAGCGGTAATCGCGACCGTTATTGCCGTGGCGATCATCATCGCCCTGCTCGGTATGCTCATCCGCCTGCTGATCCAGCCGCTGCACGTGATGACCCGCGCCATGGAAGACATCGCTGACGGCGAAGGCGATCTGACCAAACGCCTGAACATCATCAATAACGATGAATTCGGCATCCTCGGCACCGCGTTCAACCGCTTCGTCGAGCGCATTCACGGTTCGATCCGCGAAGTGTCCTCAGCTACCGGCCAGGTCAACGAGGTCGCCCTGCGCGTGGTCGCAGCTTCGAACTCGTCGATGTACAACTCCGACCAGCAAGCCTCGCGCACCAGCAGCGTTGCCGCCGCGATCAATCAGCTCGGCGCCGCCGCCCAGGAAATTGCCCGCAACGCCGCGCAAGCCTCGAACCAGGCCAGCGACGCTCGGGGTCTGGCCGAGGACGGCCAGCAAGTGGTCGAGCGCAGCATCAAGGCGATGAACCAACTGTCGAGCATGCTCAGCGCATCGAGCACCAATATCGAGTCGCTGAACAGCAAGACTGTCAACATCGGCCAGATTCTCGAAGTGATCACCAGCATTTCCCAGCAAACCAACTTGTTGGCCCTGAACGCGGCGATCGAAGCGGCGCGCGCCGGTGAGGCCGGTCGTGGTTTTGCCGTGGTGGCCGACGAAGTGCGTAACCTCGCGCACCGCACGCAGGAATCGGCGCAACAGGTGCAGACCATGATCGAGGAGCTGCAGGTCGGCGCTCGGGAATCGGTGAGCACCATGAGCGACAGCCAGCGCCACAGTCAGGACAGCGTGGAGATCGCCAACCTTGCCGGCGAACGCCTGAACAGCGTGACCCTGCGCATCGGTGAGATCGACGGGATGAACCAGTCGGTGGCGACCGCGACTGAAGAGCAGACTGCTGTGGTCGAGTCGATCAATGTCGATATTACTGAGATCAACACGCTGAACCAGGAAGGCGTGGAGAACCTGCAAGCGACCTTGCGCGCGTGTTCGGATCTGGAGCAGCAGGCTTCGCGCCTCAAGCAACTGGTGGGCAGCTTCAGGATTTAA
- a CDS encoding flippase-like domain-containing protein has protein sequence MKRSLLLLIGLLAAVLIPVLLGGGETWSRLRSFPLNWLLIMFGMILLCWGINTLRLRLLLGDQRDKVAPLKSLGVVMAAEFAYCATPGGSGGPLTIMALLARCGVRPARGSAVFAMDQLSDLLFFLCALSAILIYALFQHLSDRLEWLLTVSAVSLFGGLVSCVLIARFHRALIRLSGRLLAGMNVTARTRRRWARKLLHFLAAFTDTLKLPWQTLIQVFALTCVHWLLRYSVLYLALRGLGADLQWAWSFLVQMLSLGAGQFSLLPGGAGAAELTSAALLTPMVGKSTAAAAILIWRVVTYYFYLLVGGPVFVLMLGKPLLKKLMKVHQA, from the coding sequence ATGAAGCGCAGCCTGTTGTTGCTGATCGGCCTGCTCGCGGCGGTGCTGATTCCGGTGCTGCTCGGCGGCGGGGAAACCTGGTCACGCCTGCGCAGCTTTCCGCTGAACTGGCTGTTGATCATGTTCGGCATGATTCTGCTGTGCTGGGGGATCAATACCCTGCGCCTGCGATTGTTGCTCGGCGATCAGCGTGACAAGGTCGCGCCCTTGAAAAGCCTCGGTGTGGTGATGGCGGCCGAGTTCGCTTACTGCGCCACGCCCGGCGGCAGTGGCGGGCCGCTGACGATCATGGCCTTGCTGGCGCGCTGCGGCGTACGTCCGGCGCGAGGCAGTGCGGTATTTGCCATGGATCAGCTCAGCGATCTGCTGTTCTTTCTCTGCGCGCTGAGCGCAATTCTGATTTACGCGCTATTCCAGCACTTAAGCGATCGGCTCGAGTGGCTGCTGACAGTCAGCGCAGTGTCGCTGTTCGGCGGCTTGGTCAGTTGCGTGTTGATTGCACGCTTTCACCGGGCGTTGATTCGTCTGAGCGGCCGGCTGTTGGCAGGTATGAACGTCACGGCGCGTACGCGTCGCCGCTGGGCGCGCAAATTGCTGCACTTTCTCGCGGCGTTTACCGATACCTTGAAACTGCCCTGGCAGACGCTGATCCAGGTGTTCGCCCTGACCTGCGTACACTGGTTGTTGCGCTATAGCGTGCTGTATCTGGCGCTACGCGGGCTCGGTGCCGACTTGCAGTGGGCCTGGAGTTTTCTGGTGCAGATGCTATCGCTGGGCGCCGGTCAATTCAGCCTGTTGCCCGGTGGCGCGGGGGCCGCAGAATTGACGTCTGCAGCGCTGCTGACGCCAATGGTGGGCAAATCCACCGCAGCGGCGGCGATTCTGATCTGGCGGGTAGTGACTTATTACTTCTATCTGCTGGTTGGTGGCCCGGTGTTCGTGTTGATGCTGGGCAAGCCGTTGCTCAAGAAGCTGATGAAAGTGCATCAAGCTTGA
- a CDS encoding DNA binding protein, with product MSLINEYRATEEAIKELQARLKNLSEDDKLQAELEFEGKLRTLMGEYSKSLRDIIALLDPEAKSKAPRGGAVKTTGTKRARKVKQYKNPHNGEVIETKGGNHKTLKEWKAKWGGDVVEGWATLLG from the coding sequence ATGTCCTTGATCAACGAATATCGCGCCACCGAAGAAGCCATCAAAGAGCTGCAAGCCCGTCTGAAGAACCTGTCCGAAGACGACAAACTGCAAGCCGAACTGGAATTCGAAGGCAAACTGCGCACGCTGATGGGTGAATACTCCAAGTCGCTGCGTGACATCATCGCGCTGCTGGATCCGGAAGCCAAATCCAAGGCGCCACGTGGCGGCGCAGTAAAAACTACCGGCACCAAGCGTGCACGCAAAGTTAAGCAATACAAAAACCCGCACAACGGTGAAGTCATCGAAACCAAAGGTGGCAACCACAAGACTCTGAAAGAGTGGAAAGCCAAGTGGGGCGGTGACGTGGTTGAAGGCTGGGCGACCCTGCTGGGCTAA
- a CDS encoding DciA family protein — protein MAFRPLTARAPAVLLREAKPLKAILGHAQRLEHLQRLLESQLQPAAREHCRVAKWREGELSLVVTDGHWATRLRYQQKRLQRQLQLFEEFANLSRIKFSVRPPIVQHRAVGHTMDLSSSAAETIQSTADGISDPGLRAALERLAAHAKSKT, from the coding sequence ATGGCGTTTCGCCCTCTCACGGCCAGAGCCCCCGCCGTTCTGTTACGTGAAGCCAAACCGCTGAAAGCCATCCTCGGCCATGCCCAGCGTCTGGAGCATTTACAACGCCTGCTCGAAAGTCAGCTGCAACCCGCTGCCCGCGAGCATTGCCGGGTGGCCAAGTGGCGCGAGGGCGAGCTGTCGCTGGTGGTCACTGACGGCCACTGGGCAACGCGCCTGCGCTATCAGCAGAAACGCCTGCAACGACAACTGCAATTGTTCGAAGAGTTCGCCAACCTGTCGCGGATCAAATTCAGCGTGCGCCCGCCGATCGTCCAACATCGGGCGGTCGGGCACACGATGGATTTGTCCAGCAGTGCGGCGGAGACGATTCAATCAACGGCTGACGGGATCAGCGATCCGGGATTGCGCGCGGCGCTGGAGCGGCTGGCGGCGCATGCCAAAAGCAAGACCTGA
- the secA gene encoding preprotein translocase subunit SecA — MFAPLLKKLFGSKNEREVKRMLKTVQLVNAFEEQMVALSDDQLRAKTAEFKARIAKGETLDKLLPEAFAVAREAGKRVMGMRHFDVQLVGGMTLHEGKIAEMRTGEGKTLVATLGVYLNALSGKGVHVVTVNDYLARRDANWMRPLYEFLGLTVGVVTPFQPPEEKRAAYAADITYGTNNEFGFDYLRDNMAFSMDEKFQRELNFAVIDEVDSILIDEARTPLIISGQAEDSSKLYMEINKLIPQLELHVEEVEGQVTKAGHYTVDEKTRQVELNEAGHQFIEEMLTRVGLLAEGESLYSAHNLGLLTHVYAGLRAHKLFNRNIEYIVQDGQVVLVDEHTGRTMPGRRLSEGLHQAIEAKEGLNIQAESQTLASTTFQNYFRLYTKLSGMTGTADTEAFEFHQIYGLEVMVIPPNKPLARKDYNDLVFLTAEEKYAAIVADIKESMAAGRPVLVGTATIETSEHMSELLVKEGIEHKVLNAKFHEKEAEIIAQAGRPGALTIATNMAGRGTDILLGGNWEVEVASLENPTPEQIAQIKADWQKRHQQVLESGGLQVIASERHESRRIDNQLRGRAGRQGDAGSSRFYLSLEDSLMRIFASDRVKNFMKALGMQPGEAIEHRMVTNAIEKAQRKVEGRNFDIRKQLLEFDDVNNEQRKVIYHMRNTLLAADNIGETIADFRQDVLNATVSAHIPPQSLPEQWDVAGLEASIESDFGVKLPIQQWLDEDDHLYEETLREKLMAELIAAYNEKEDQAGAEALRSFEKQIVLRVLDDLWKDHLSTMDHLRHGIHLRGYAQKNPKQEYKRESFTLFSELLDSIKRDSIRVLSHVQVRREDPEAEEQRLRQEAEALAARMQFEHAEAPGLDQPEALGEEVDVALATAAAPVRNEQKLGRNELCYCGSGKKYKHCHGQIQ, encoded by the coding sequence ATGTTTGCGCCTTTGTTAAAGAAACTTTTTGGAAGCAAGAACGAGCGTGAAGTCAAACGCATGCTCAAGACGGTGCAGCTCGTCAATGCCTTCGAAGAGCAAATGGTGGCCCTTTCGGACGATCAATTGCGTGCCAAGACCGCTGAGTTCAAGGCCCGTATCGCCAAAGGGGAAACCCTCGACAAGCTGTTGCCGGAAGCCTTTGCCGTTGCCCGCGAGGCCGGCAAGCGCGTGATGGGCATGCGCCACTTCGACGTGCAACTCGTCGGCGGCATGACCCTGCACGAAGGCAAGATTGCCGAAATGCGCACCGGTGAGGGCAAGACCCTCGTGGCCACCCTGGGTGTTTACCTCAACGCACTGTCCGGCAAGGGCGTGCACGTTGTGACCGTGAACGACTACCTGGCCCGCCGTGACGCCAACTGGATGCGCCCGCTGTATGAATTCCTCGGCCTGACCGTCGGCGTCGTAACGCCGTTCCAGCCGCCGGAAGAGAAGCGCGCCGCCTACGCCGCCGACATCACCTACGGCACCAACAACGAATTCGGTTTCGACTACCTGCGCGACAACATGGCGTTCAGCATGGATGAAAAATTCCAGCGCGAACTCAACTTTGCCGTGATCGACGAAGTCGACTCCATCCTCATCGACGAAGCGCGTACTCCGCTGATCATTTCCGGTCAGGCCGAGGACAGCTCCAAGCTGTACATGGAGATCAACAAGCTGATCCCGCAGCTGGAACTGCACGTCGAAGAAGTTGAAGGCCAGGTCACCAAGGCCGGTCACTACACCGTTGACGAAAAGACCCGTCAGGTCGAACTCAACGAAGCCGGTCACCAGTTCATCGAAGAAATGCTCACCCGCGTCGGCCTGCTGGCCGAAGGCGAGAGCCTGTACTCGGCGCACAACCTTGGCCTGCTGACCCACGTCTACGCCGGTCTGCGTGCGCACAAGCTGTTCAACCGCAACATCGAATACATCGTCCAGGACGGTCAGGTCGTACTGGTCGACGAACACACCGGTCGTACCATGCCGGGTCGTCGTCTGTCCGAAGGTCTGCACCAGGCTATCGAAGCCAAGGAAGGTCTGAACATCCAGGCCGAGAGCCAGACCCTGGCCTCGACTACCTTCCAGAACTACTTCCGTCTGTACACCAAGCTGTCGGGCATGACCGGTACCGCCGACACCGAAGCGTTCGAATTCCACCAGATCTATGGTCTGGAAGTCATGGTCATCCCGCCGAACAAGCCGTTGGCGCGTAAAGACTACAACGACCTGGTGTTCCTCACCGCCGAAGAGAAATACGCGGCGATCGTGGCCGACATCAAGGAAAGCATGGCTGCCGGTCGCCCGGTGCTGGTGGGTACCGCGACCATCGAGACCTCCGAGCACATGTCCGAATTGCTCGTCAAAGAAGGCATCGAACACAAGGTTCTCAACGCCAAGTTCCACGAAAAAGAAGCTGAAATCATCGCTCAGGCCGGTCGTCCGGGTGCGCTGACCATCGCCACCAACATGGCCGGTCGTGGTACCGACATCCTGTTGGGCGGCAACTGGGAAGTGGAAGTCGCTTCGCTGGAAAACCCGACCCCTGAGCAGATTGCACAGATCAAGGCCGACTGGCAGAAGCGTCACCAGCAAGTGCTGGAGTCCGGCGGCCTGCAGGTAATCGCTTCCGAGCGTCACGAGTCGCGTCGTATCGACAACCAGCTGCGTGGCCGTGCCGGCCGTCAGGGCGATGCCGGTTCGAGCCGCTTCTACCTGTCGCTGGAAGACAGCCTGATGCGCATCTTCGCTTCTGATCGGGTGAAGAACTTCATGAAAGCCCTGGGCATGCAGCCGGGCGAAGCGATCGAACACCGCATGGTGACCAACGCGATCGAGAAGGCGCAGCGCAAGGTTGAAGGCCGCAACTTCGACATCCGCAAGCAACTGCTCGAGTTCGACGACGTCAACAACGAACAGCGTAAAGTGATCTATCACATGCGTAACACGTTGCTGGCCGCCGACAACATCGGTGAGACCATCGCCGACTTCCGTCAGGACGTGCTCAACGCTACCGTCAGCGCACACATTCCGCCGCAATCGCTGCCAGAGCAGTGGGACGTGGCCGGTCTGGAAGCGTCGATCGAAAGCGATTTCGGCGTGAAATTGCCGATCCAGCAATGGCTCGACGAAGACGATCACCTGTACGAAGAAACCCTGCGTGAGAAGCTCATGGCCGAGCTGATCGCCGCGTACAACGAGAAAGAAGACCAGGCCGGTGCCGAGGCGCTGCGCTCGTTCGAGAAGCAGATCGTCCTGCGCGTACTCGACGACCTGTGGAAAGACCACCTGTCGACCATGGATCACCTGCGTCACGGCATCCACCTGCGTGGCTATGCGCAGAAGAACCCGAAGCAGGAGTACAAGCGCGAATCCTTCACGCTGTTCTCCGAGCTGCTCGATTCGATCAAGCGCGATTCGATCCGCGTGCTCTCGCACGTTCAGGTACGCCGCGAAGATCCGGAAGCCGAAGAACAACGCCTGCGTCAGGAAGCCGAAGCACTGGCGGCGCGCATGCAGTTCGAACACGCCGAAGCGCCTGGGCTGGATCAGCCGGAAGCGTTGGGTGAAGAGGTCGATGTGGCCCTCGCCACCGCCGCTGCCCCGGTTCGCAACGAGCAGAAGTTGGGCCGCAACGAGCTGTGCTACTGCGGTTCGGGCAAGAAATACAAGCATTGCCATGGGCAGATCCAGTAA
- the purU gene encoding formyltetrahydrofolate deformylase, with protein sequence MRTFRLVISCPDRVGIVAKVSNFLASHNGWITEASHHSDNQVGWFFMRHEIRADSLPFGIEELREKFAPIAEEFSMDWRITDTEQKKRVVLMASRESHCLADLLHRWHSDELDCEISCVISNHDDLRSMVEWHGIPYYHVPVNPQDKQPAFDEVSRLVKQHDAEVVVLARYMQILPPDMCREYAHKVINIHHSFLPSFVGAKPYHQASLRGVKLIGATCHYVTEELDAGPIIEQDVVRVSHSDSIEDMVRFGRDVEKMVLARGLRYHLEDRVLVHGNKTVVF encoded by the coding sequence ATGCGCACTTTTCGGCTGGTGATATCTTGCCCGGACCGCGTTGGCATCGTTGCCAAAGTCAGTAATTTTCTGGCCTCTCATAACGGCTGGATCACCGAAGCGAGCCACCACTCTGACAATCAAGTGGGCTGGTTCTTCATGCGTCACGAAATCCGTGCCGATTCGCTGCCGTTCGGTATCGAGGAGTTGCGCGAGAAGTTCGCACCGATCGCCGAAGAGTTCTCGATGGACTGGCGCATCACCGACACCGAGCAGAAAAAACGCGTGGTGCTGATGGCCAGCCGCGAATCCCACTGCCTGGCCGACCTGCTGCACCGCTGGCACAGCGACGAACTGGACTGCGAAATCTCCTGCGTAATTTCCAACCACGACGACCTGCGCAGCATGGTCGAATGGCATGGCATCCCGTACTACCACGTGCCGGTCAATCCACAGGACAAGCAGCCGGCATTCGACGAAGTATCGCGTCTGGTCAAACAGCACGACGCCGAAGTAGTAGTGCTGGCGCGCTACATGCAGATCCTGCCGCCAGACATGTGCCGCGAATATGCGCACAAAGTCATCAACATTCACCACAGCTTCCTGCCTTCGTTTGTCGGCGCCAAACCGTATCACCAGGCGTCCCTGCGTGGCGTGAAGCTGATCGGTGCGACCTGCCATTACGTCACCGAAGAGCTGGACGCCGGCCCGATCATCGAGCAGGACGTGGTGCGTGTCAGCCACAGCGACAGCATCGAAGACATGGTGCGTTTCGGCCGCGATGTCGAGAAGATGGTGCTGGCCCGCGGCCTGCGTTATCACCTCGAAGACCGCGTGCTGGTGCACGGCAACAAGACTGTTGTGTTCTGA
- a CDS encoding polysaccharide deacetylase family protein has product MVENMKAVCLVLHDVAPSTWADYHPFVDAVDALGNVPITWLVVPDFHRHDALDANPAFRRVLDARVARGDELALHGYYHDDQEPMPNTPRDWFMRRVYTHEGEFYRLSRETALARLHAGLEIFQRYDWPVHGFVAPAWLMSDGTRQALRELPLSYTSDPQHLYRLPDFSAIDAPGLVWSARSAWRRGLSKIVSDQREQRWREAPVIRLGLHPVDMRHRFSRDYWLHTLQRLLADGRVPLTKIDWLARQHGQLERAA; this is encoded by the coding sequence ATGGTTGAGAACATGAAAGCGGTGTGCCTGGTATTGCACGACGTGGCGCCCTCGACGTGGGCGGATTACCATCCCTTCGTCGACGCCGTCGATGCCTTGGGCAATGTGCCGATCACGTGGCTGGTGGTGCCGGACTTCCATCGCCATGATGCGCTTGATGCCAACCCGGCATTTCGCCGAGTGCTCGATGCCCGGGTCGCTCGGGGCGATGAACTGGCGCTGCACGGTTATTACCACGACGACCAGGAACCCATGCCGAACACCCCGCGCGACTGGTTCATGCGCCGGGTCTACACCCATGAAGGCGAGTTCTATCGCCTGTCCCGCGAAACCGCCCTCGCCCGCCTGCACGCCGGCCTTGAAATCTTTCAGCGTTACGACTGGCCAGTGCATGGCTTCGTTGCCCCGGCCTGGCTGATGAGCGACGGCACCCGCCAAGCCTTGCGCGAATTGCCACTCAGCTACACCAGCGATCCACAGCATCTTTATCGCTTGCCCGACTTCAGCGCCATAGATGCTCCGGGACTGGTATGGAGTGCGCGCAGTGCCTGGCGTCGCGGCTTGTCGAAAATTGTCAGCGACCAGCGTGAACAGCGTTGGCGCGAGGCGCCGGTGATTCGCCTGGGCCTGCATCCGGTGGACATGCGCCACCGTTTCTCGCGCGATTACTGGCTACACACCTTGCAACGCCTGCTGGCAGACGGACGCGTGCCCCTGACCAAGATCGACTGGCTTGCCCGCCAGCACGGTCAGCTGGAACGCGCAGCATGA
- the sbcB gene encoding exodeoxyribonuclease I, producing the protein MTSIFWYDYETTGINPRNDRPLQVAGIRTDHALNEIDEPVNLYCQPSEDILPHPAACAITGITPGQLAEKGLSEADFMTRVHAQLAAPGTCGAGYNTLRFDDEMTRYSLYRNFFDPYAREWQGGNSRWDLIDVVRAAYALRPEGLVWPTDDTGRVSLKLERLTAANNIDHGHAHEALSDVRATIALARLIREKQPKLYEWLFQLRSKQKVMDQIRLLQPVVHVSGRFSAARSYVGVVLPLAWHPKNRNALIVCDLHLDPQGLLELDAQTLRQRLYTRRDELAEGELPVPLKLIHINRCPVVAPLKVLRAEDQQRLGLDMALYDERVMRLTDAQQVWKDKIAAIYTSEDFTPSEDPEQQLYDGFIGDRDRRLCEQVRAADPAQLAQEAWPFDDERLPELLFRYRARNFPDTLDVAEQERWRLFCQQRLTQPEAGAPNTVQSFTEAAEQWSLSATPLQREVLNDWQNYVQALRKRLNL; encoded by the coding sequence GTGACTTCAATCTTCTGGTACGACTACGAAACCACTGGCATCAATCCGCGCAACGACCGGCCGCTGCAAGTGGCCGGGATCCGCACCGACCATGCGCTCAACGAAATCGATGAGCCGGTCAACCTCTATTGCCAGCCCAGCGAAGACATCCTCCCGCATCCGGCGGCCTGTGCGATCACCGGCATCACCCCTGGCCAGCTCGCCGAGAAAGGCCTGAGCGAAGCCGATTTCATGACTCGCGTGCATGCGCAACTGGCCGCACCGGGTACCTGCGGCGCCGGTTACAACACCTTGCGTTTCGACGATGAGATGACCCGCTACAGCCTCTATCGCAACTTCTTCGACCCCTACGCCCGTGAATGGCAGGGTGGCAACAGTCGCTGGGATCTGATTGATGTGGTGCGCGCCGCTTACGCGTTGCGCCCGGAGGGTCTGGTCTGGCCGACCGATGACACGGGCCGGGTGTCCCTCAAGCTTGAACGCCTCACGGCGGCCAACAATATCGATCACGGGCATGCCCACGAGGCACTGTCGGATGTGCGCGCCACCATCGCCCTGGCGCGGCTGATTCGCGAGAAACAACCCAAACTCTACGAGTGGCTGTTCCAGCTGCGCAGCAAGCAAAAGGTCATGGATCAGATCCGCCTGTTGCAGCCAGTGGTGCATGTGTCCGGACGTTTCTCGGCGGCGCGCAGTTATGTCGGCGTGGTCCTGCCGCTGGCCTGGCACCCGAAGAACCGCAACGCCTTGATCGTCTGTGACTTGCATCTCGATCCGCAGGGGCTGCTGGAGCTCGACGCGCAAACGCTGCGCCAGCGCTTGTACACCCGCCGCGATGAGTTGGCCGAAGGTGAACTGCCGGTGCCGCTCAAGCTCATTCACATCAATCGTTGCCCGGTGGTAGCGCCGCTGAAGGTATTGCGCGCAGAAGATCAGCAACGCCTTGGGCTGGATATGGCGCTTTATGATGAACGGGTCATGCGACTAACTGACGCACAACAAGTCTGGAAAGATAAAATCGCAGCGATTTATACCAGCGAAGATTTCACTCCCAGCGAAGATCCCGAGCAACAGTTGTACGACGGATTTATCGGTGATCGTGATCGGCGTCTATGCGAACAAGTTCGAGCGGCTGATCCTGCGCAATTGGCGCAAGAGGCATGGCCTTTCGATGATGAACGTTTGCCTGAATTACTTTTTCGATATCGAGCACGCAACTTTCCAGACACCCTGGATGTGGCGGAACAAGAGCGCTGGAGATTGTTTTGTCAGCAGCGTCTTACGCAACCCGAGGCCGGCGCGCCGAATACCGTGCAGTCTTTTACAGAAGCGGCCGAGCAATGGTCGCTTAGTGCGACGCCCCTGCAGCGCGAGGTACTCAATGACTGGCAGAACTATGTCCAGGCATTACGCAAACGTTTGAATCTTTGA
- a CDS encoding glycosyltransferase family 1 protein: protein MFYAPASGGVRTYLDAKHRRLGDRSGIRHSLLIPGARLGEHDGIYTVPAPALPFGKGYRFPLRLAPWRNVLQDLQPDLIEVGDPYLTAWAALDARRQLDVPVIGFYHSDLPLLVGNRMGHWVTPNVEAYVTRLYGNFDRVLAPSQVMADKLTGLGVRNVHVQPLGVDLHTFHPDARDPGLRAELGIAEDTRLLIFAGRGSKEKNLPVLLKCMQRLGPRYHLLLVGSSMPAAVPDNVSVIDEFCPAPKVARLMASADALLHAGDQETFGLVILEAMACGIPVVAVAAGAFEEIVNDSCGLLCAPNNPQAMANAVRELFSRGCERLGRQARQHVERHYAWDTVVDSLLSHYHAVLGHTLPRVANG, encoded by the coding sequence ATGTTCTACGCCCCGGCCAGCGGAGGCGTGCGTACTTATCTGGATGCCAAACACCGTCGCCTCGGCGACCGCAGCGGTATTCGTCATAGCCTGCTGATCCCCGGCGCGCGGCTGGGTGAACATGACGGCATTTACACGGTTCCAGCACCTGCCCTGCCCTTCGGCAAAGGCTATCGCTTCCCGCTGCGCCTGGCGCCTTGGCGAAACGTCCTGCAGGATTTGCAGCCGGATCTGATCGAAGTCGGCGACCCTTACCTCACCGCGTGGGCGGCGCTGGATGCCCGGCGGCAGCTGGATGTGCCGGTGATCGGCTTTTATCACTCGGATCTGCCGCTGCTGGTGGGCAATCGCATGGGCCATTGGGTCACGCCGAATGTCGAGGCTTACGTGACTCGTCTCTACGGCAATTTTGATCGTGTGCTCGCACCGAGTCAGGTCATGGCTGACAAGCTCACCGGGCTCGGCGTGCGCAACGTTCATGTGCAACCGCTGGGTGTGGATCTGCATACCTTTCATCCTGACGCCCGAGACCCCGGCCTGCGTGCCGAGCTGGGGATTGCCGAAGACACTCGCTTGCTGATCTTCGCCGGGCGCGGTTCCAAGGAGAAAAACCTGCCGGTGCTGCTCAAGTGCATGCAGCGCCTCGGCCCGCGCTATCACTTGCTGTTGGTCGGCTCGTCGATGCCCGCTGCGGTGCCGGACAACGTCAGCGTCATCGACGAATTCTGCCCGGCGCCAAAAGTCGCGCGACTGATGGCCAGCGCCGATGCGCTGCTGCATGCCGGCGACCAGGAAACCTTCGGACTGGTCATCCTCGAAGCCATGGCCTGTGGCATTCCGGTGGTGGCGGTGGCGGCCGGTGCGTTTGAAGAGATCGTTAACGATTCCTGCGGCTTGCTTTGTGCACCGAATAACCCGCAAGCCATGGCCAATGCCGTGCGCGAACTGTTCAGTCGTGGCTGTGAGCGCCTCGGTCGCCAGGCGCGCCAGCATGTCGAACGCCATTACGCCTGGGACACGGTGGTCGATAGCCTGCTCAGCCACTACCATGCGGTGCTCGGTCATACGCTGCCACGGGTGGCCAATGGTTGA